In a genomic window of Amyelois transitella isolate CPQ chromosome 29, ilAmyTran1.1, whole genome shotgun sequence:
- the LOC106141026 gene encoding 3-hydroxy-3-methylglutaryl-coenzyme A reductase isoform X1: MFGDTILLSVLVSIKLAVKQLGYFICFLSRRYKLRSKVVMKVWGAHGEFCARHQWEVIVATLALLACAASVERHGPGVRPERCAGWARACPGLEAEYQAADAVLMTFVRCAALLYAYYQVSNLQKIASKYLLIIAGVFSTFASFVFTSALAGIFFTELASIKDAPFLFLLVADVARGARMAKAGWSAGQDQGKRVGRALALLGPSATLDTLLAVLLVGVGALSGVPRLEHMCSFACLALLVDYVVFVTFYPACLSLVADFAAGRKDISPDSRYSEADLKPNPVVQRVKMIMAAGLLCVHLTSRWPWSADSGNAEGQVDMAPSSSENVLLNSYVKWFSVSADYFVIATLLCALIIKFVFFEEQRNWIIDMNDMTVKEVVQSDGELTHTSRKPLFSVGDDTNSEVSTQTEDSFFHEEEWPVLSPSSSAAKLNAKKRPMAECLEIYRSEGAATSLSDDEVVMLVEQSHIPLHRLETVLGDPLRGVRLRRKVISTRFQTEEAINHLPYLNYEYNKVLNACCENVIGYVGIPVGYAGPLVVDGKAYMIPMATTEGALVASTNRGAKAIGAKGVTSVVEDVGMTRAPAVRLPNVVRAHECRQWIDNKQNYAQIKSAFDSTSRFARLQEVHIGVDGAILYLRFRATTGDAMGMNMVSKGAENALKLLKNYFPDMEVISLSGNYCSDKKAAAINWVKGRGKRVVCETVITAENLKTIFKTDAKTLARCNKIKNLSGSALAGSIGGNNAHAANMVTAIFIATGQDPAQNVTSSNCSTNMELCGENRDDLYVTCTMPCLEVGTIGGGTVLPAQAACLDILGVKGAGEIPAENSARLASLICATVLAGELSLMAALVNSDLVKSHMRHNRSAINMQQSVTYETNTLSLEVPTL; the protein is encoded by the exons ATGTTCGGTGATACGATTTTGCTTAGTGTTTTGGTGTCAATAAAGCTGGCTGTCAAACAATTGGGATATTTTATCTGTTTCCTCAGCCGCAG ATATAAATTACGGTCAAAAGTCGTCATGAAGGTGTGGGGCGCGCACGGCGAGTTCTGCGCGCGGCACCAGTGGGAGGTCATCGTCGCGACTTTGGCGTTACTCGCCTGCGCGGCCAGCGTCGAGCGCCACGGCCCCGGCGTCAGACCTGAACGATGCGCAGGGTGGGCCAGGGCTTGTCCAGGTCTAGAAGCGGAGTACCAAGCAGCAGACGCCGTCCTCATGACCTTCGTTCGTTGCGCAGCACTTCTGTACGCGTACTATCAAGTCTCCAATCTCCAGAAAATCGCGTCGAAATACCTCCTAATCATCGCTGGCGTCTTTTCGACATTCGCCAGTTTTGTCTTCACTTCAGCGTTGGCTGGAATATTCTTTACCGAATTGGCGAGCATTAAGGATGCGCCGTTCTTGTTTCTGTTAGTTGCCGATGTTGCTAGAGGAGCGAGGATGGCCAAAGCTGGTTGGTCCGCCGGGCAGGATCAAGGGAAGCGGGTAGGAAGGGCGCTTGCGTTGTTAGGACCGTCGGCGACACTGGACACGCTCCTAGCTGTTCTATTAGTCGGCGTTGGAGCCTTATCTGGTGTTCCGAGGTTGGAGCACATGTGTAGCTTCGCGTGTTTGGCTTTGCTTGTCGATTATGTAGTGTTCGTGACGTTTTACCCGGCATGTTTGTCCCTCGTAGCGGATTTCGCAGCAGGAAGGAAAGATATAAGTCCTGACAGTAGATATTCCGAAGCCGATTTGAAGCCAAACCCTGTGGTTCAGAGAGTGAAGATGATAATGGCGGCGGGATTATTATGTGTCCATTTGACCAGCCGATGGCCGTGGAGCGCTGATAGTGGAAACGCTGAAGGACAAGTCGATATGGCACCATCTTCGAGTGAAAACGTCTTACTAAATTCTTACGTCAAATGGTTTTCAGTCAGCGCGGATTACTTCGTGATAGCTACTTTATTGTGCGCGTTGATTATCAAATTTGTGTTCTTTGAAGAACAAAGAAATTGGATTATAGACATGAATGATATGACTGTCAAAGAGGTAGTGCAAAGTGATGGCGAATTGACTCACACCAGCCGCAAACCTCTGTTCTCAGTCGGTGATGATACGAATTCTGAAGTCTCCACACAGACTGAAGACTCCTTTTTCCACGAGGAAGAGTGGCCAGTCCTTTCTCCGAGTTCCTCCGCTGCAAAGTTAAACGCAAAGAAACGTCCAATGGCTGAATGCCTCGAAATATACCGGTCAGAAGGAGCCGCTACTTCTTTAAGTGATGACGAAGTGGTAATGCTGGTAGAACAATCACATATACCTCTGCATAGACTCGAAACTGTCCTCGGGGACCCATTAAGAGGCGTCAGGCTGCGCAGGAAAGTAATCTCCACAAGGTTCCAAACTGAAGAAGCTATCAATCATCTTCCTTATTTAAACTACGAGTATAACAAAGTCTTGAATGCTTGCTGTGAGAATGTTATCGGTTATGTGGGCATTCCTGTGGGGTACGCCGGCCCCTTGGTAGTAGATGGTAAAGCATATATGATCCCAATGGCTACAACTGAAGGCGCGTTAGTTGCTTCCACTAACAGAGGCGCAAAGGCAATAGGAGCGAAGGGTGTTACAAGTGTAGTTGAAGATGTTGGTATGACAAGAGCCCCAGCAGTAAGGCTGCCTAACGTAGTACGAGCTCATGAGTGCCGCCAATGGAttgataataaacaaaattacgcTCAAATCAAAAGCGCATTCGATTCCACGTCAAGATTCGCGCGCCTACAAGAGGTCCACATTGGAGTTGATGGCGCCATATTGTATCTTAGATTCAGAGCGACAACTGGAGACGCTATGGGCATGAACATGGTATCTAAAGGTGCAGAAAACGCTTTGAAActcctcaaaaactacttccCCGACATGGAAGTGATCAGTCTCTCTGGAAACTACTGTTCTGACAAGAAAGCTGCCGCCATCAACTGGGTGAAGGGCAGAGGGAAGAGAGTAGTTTGCGAGACAGTTATAACTGcggaaaatttgaaaactatATTCAAAACTGACGCCAAGACTTTGGCTAGGTGCAATAAGATTAAGAACCTGTCTGGTTCAGCTTTGGCCGGGTCCATTGGAGGGAACAACGCACACGCAGCCAACATGGTCACGGCTATTTTCATAGCGACCGGCCAGGATCCGGCTCAAAACGTGACGAGTAGCAATTGCTCGACAAATATGGAACTTTGTGGGGAAAACAGAGACGATCTTTACGTCACATGTACTATGCCGTGTTTGGAGGTTGGAACAATAGGTGGCGGTACTGTTTTGCCTGCGCAAGCGGCGTGTTTAGACATTTTAGGGGTCAAAGGTGCTGGGGAAATTCCAGCGGAGAATTCGGCGAGACTTGCGTCTTTGATATGCGCTACTGTGTTGGCCGGGGAGCTGAGTTTGATGGCCGCTTTGGTTAATTCTGACCTGGTCAAATCTCACATGCGTCATAATAGATCGGCTATAAATATGCAACAATCCGTTACGTATGAAACTAACACCCTTTCTCTAGAAGTGCCTACTTTATAA
- the LOC106141026 gene encoding 3-hydroxy-3-methylglutaryl-coenzyme A reductase isoform X2 has translation MKVWGAHGEFCARHQWEVIVATLALLACAASVERHGPGVRPERCAGWARACPGLEAEYQAADAVLMTFVRCAALLYAYYQVSNLQKIASKYLLIIAGVFSTFASFVFTSALAGIFFTELASIKDAPFLFLLVADVARGARMAKAGWSAGQDQGKRVGRALALLGPSATLDTLLAVLLVGVGALSGVPRLEHMCSFACLALLVDYVVFVTFYPACLSLVADFAAGRKDISPDSRYSEADLKPNPVVQRVKMIMAAGLLCVHLTSRWPWSADSGNAEGQVDMAPSSSENVLLNSYVKWFSVSADYFVIATLLCALIIKFVFFEEQRNWIIDMNDMTVKEVVQSDGELTHTSRKPLFSVGDDTNSEVSTQTEDSFFHEEEWPVLSPSSSAAKLNAKKRPMAECLEIYRSEGAATSLSDDEVVMLVEQSHIPLHRLETVLGDPLRGVRLRRKVISTRFQTEEAINHLPYLNYEYNKVLNACCENVIGYVGIPVGYAGPLVVDGKAYMIPMATTEGALVASTNRGAKAIGAKGVTSVVEDVGMTRAPAVRLPNVVRAHECRQWIDNKQNYAQIKSAFDSTSRFARLQEVHIGVDGAILYLRFRATTGDAMGMNMVSKGAENALKLLKNYFPDMEVISLSGNYCSDKKAAAINWVKGRGKRVVCETVITAENLKTIFKTDAKTLARCNKIKNLSGSALAGSIGGNNAHAANMVTAIFIATGQDPAQNVTSSNCSTNMELCGENRDDLYVTCTMPCLEVGTIGGGTVLPAQAACLDILGVKGAGEIPAENSARLASLICATVLAGELSLMAALVNSDLVKSHMRHNRSAINMQQSVTYETNTLSLEVPTL, from the coding sequence ATGAAGGTGTGGGGCGCGCACGGCGAGTTCTGCGCGCGGCACCAGTGGGAGGTCATCGTCGCGACTTTGGCGTTACTCGCCTGCGCGGCCAGCGTCGAGCGCCACGGCCCCGGCGTCAGACCTGAACGATGCGCAGGGTGGGCCAGGGCTTGTCCAGGTCTAGAAGCGGAGTACCAAGCAGCAGACGCCGTCCTCATGACCTTCGTTCGTTGCGCAGCACTTCTGTACGCGTACTATCAAGTCTCCAATCTCCAGAAAATCGCGTCGAAATACCTCCTAATCATCGCTGGCGTCTTTTCGACATTCGCCAGTTTTGTCTTCACTTCAGCGTTGGCTGGAATATTCTTTACCGAATTGGCGAGCATTAAGGATGCGCCGTTCTTGTTTCTGTTAGTTGCCGATGTTGCTAGAGGAGCGAGGATGGCCAAAGCTGGTTGGTCCGCCGGGCAGGATCAAGGGAAGCGGGTAGGAAGGGCGCTTGCGTTGTTAGGACCGTCGGCGACACTGGACACGCTCCTAGCTGTTCTATTAGTCGGCGTTGGAGCCTTATCTGGTGTTCCGAGGTTGGAGCACATGTGTAGCTTCGCGTGTTTGGCTTTGCTTGTCGATTATGTAGTGTTCGTGACGTTTTACCCGGCATGTTTGTCCCTCGTAGCGGATTTCGCAGCAGGAAGGAAAGATATAAGTCCTGACAGTAGATATTCCGAAGCCGATTTGAAGCCAAACCCTGTGGTTCAGAGAGTGAAGATGATAATGGCGGCGGGATTATTATGTGTCCATTTGACCAGCCGATGGCCGTGGAGCGCTGATAGTGGAAACGCTGAAGGACAAGTCGATATGGCACCATCTTCGAGTGAAAACGTCTTACTAAATTCTTACGTCAAATGGTTTTCAGTCAGCGCGGATTACTTCGTGATAGCTACTTTATTGTGCGCGTTGATTATCAAATTTGTGTTCTTTGAAGAACAAAGAAATTGGATTATAGACATGAATGATATGACTGTCAAAGAGGTAGTGCAAAGTGATGGCGAATTGACTCACACCAGCCGCAAACCTCTGTTCTCAGTCGGTGATGATACGAATTCTGAAGTCTCCACACAGACTGAAGACTCCTTTTTCCACGAGGAAGAGTGGCCAGTCCTTTCTCCGAGTTCCTCCGCTGCAAAGTTAAACGCAAAGAAACGTCCAATGGCTGAATGCCTCGAAATATACCGGTCAGAAGGAGCCGCTACTTCTTTAAGTGATGACGAAGTGGTAATGCTGGTAGAACAATCACATATACCTCTGCATAGACTCGAAACTGTCCTCGGGGACCCATTAAGAGGCGTCAGGCTGCGCAGGAAAGTAATCTCCACAAGGTTCCAAACTGAAGAAGCTATCAATCATCTTCCTTATTTAAACTACGAGTATAACAAAGTCTTGAATGCTTGCTGTGAGAATGTTATCGGTTATGTGGGCATTCCTGTGGGGTACGCCGGCCCCTTGGTAGTAGATGGTAAAGCATATATGATCCCAATGGCTACAACTGAAGGCGCGTTAGTTGCTTCCACTAACAGAGGCGCAAAGGCAATAGGAGCGAAGGGTGTTACAAGTGTAGTTGAAGATGTTGGTATGACAAGAGCCCCAGCAGTAAGGCTGCCTAACGTAGTACGAGCTCATGAGTGCCGCCAATGGAttgataataaacaaaattacgcTCAAATCAAAAGCGCATTCGATTCCACGTCAAGATTCGCGCGCCTACAAGAGGTCCACATTGGAGTTGATGGCGCCATATTGTATCTTAGATTCAGAGCGACAACTGGAGACGCTATGGGCATGAACATGGTATCTAAAGGTGCAGAAAACGCTTTGAAActcctcaaaaactacttccCCGACATGGAAGTGATCAGTCTCTCTGGAAACTACTGTTCTGACAAGAAAGCTGCCGCCATCAACTGGGTGAAGGGCAGAGGGAAGAGAGTAGTTTGCGAGACAGTTATAACTGcggaaaatttgaaaactatATTCAAAACTGACGCCAAGACTTTGGCTAGGTGCAATAAGATTAAGAACCTGTCTGGTTCAGCTTTGGCCGGGTCCATTGGAGGGAACAACGCACACGCAGCCAACATGGTCACGGCTATTTTCATAGCGACCGGCCAGGATCCGGCTCAAAACGTGACGAGTAGCAATTGCTCGACAAATATGGAACTTTGTGGGGAAAACAGAGACGATCTTTACGTCACATGTACTATGCCGTGTTTGGAGGTTGGAACAATAGGTGGCGGTACTGTTTTGCCTGCGCAAGCGGCGTGTTTAGACATTTTAGGGGTCAAAGGTGCTGGGGAAATTCCAGCGGAGAATTCGGCGAGACTTGCGTCTTTGATATGCGCTACTGTGTTGGCCGGGGAGCTGAGTTTGATGGCCGCTTTGGTTAATTCTGACCTGGTCAAATCTCACATGCGTCATAATAGATCGGCTATAAATATGCAACAATCCGTTACGTATGAAACTAACACCCTTTCTCTAGAAGTGCCTACTTTATAA